A region of the Ktedonobacteraceae bacterium genome:
ATGCCAGCCGTGACCTCAATTTGCTGGTGCAAGAAGGGATGGTCGAGCGTATCCCCGGTCGTCCCGTGCTGTTCACGGTCAAGACGCCTTTTGCCGGTTTCGAGCCAGGCGGGCACAATGGAAATAGTGAGAATGGCATCAGGCGTGGCACACAATTAGAACTTCCTGATGAATATGCTCCCACCCCGGTTTCAGACGAAAGCTACAACTCCTCGCGTTTCGTTGGCATTTCGCCACTGAAAGTCACACATGAGCCTGGGAAACCTCCTGCTATCGCGGCCTCGGTTCAGACGGGGGCCGTGGTTACCAGCTTCGATACATTGATTGGCGCCGCGGGAGGGTTGAAGGTTGCGGTACAGCAGGCGAAGGCCGCGATGCTCTATCCTCCGCGAGGTTTGCATACCCTGCTGTGCGGTCCAAGTGGTGTTGGCAAAACGACCTTTGCCCGTCTGATGCATTCCTTCGCGCTTGAGCTCAAAGCGCTGCCTCCCGATGCTCCGTTCATCAGCTTCAATTGTGCCGACTATGCTGGTAATTCACAATTGCTGATGGCGCACCTTTTCGGCGTTATGCGTGGGGCCTATACCGGCGCCGACCGTGACCGCGAAGGACTGGTCGAGCAGGCGCATAGGGGCATCCTTTTCCTCGATGAGGTACATCGCCTGCCGCCCGAAGGCCAGGAGATGCTGTTTTACCTGATGGATCGCGAGCGCTTCCGGCGCCTGGGAGATGTGCGTGAACGCCAATCCTCACTGCTATTGCTGGCCGCGACGACAGAAGACCCCGCGACAGCGCTGCTGCCGACATTCCGGCGGCGCATTCCCATGACCATCAACCTGCCCGGCCTGCACGAGCGCACCATGATGGAACGCTACGAGTTGATTCGGGCTTTCTTTACAACTGAATGCAGCAGCATTGGAACGAACATCCATGTCGAACCGCAGGTGTTAAGGGCGCTGCTGCTTTATGAGTGTCCCGGCAATATTGGTCAGCTGCGCACCGATGTGCAGCTCACATGCGCCAGGGCTTACCTGGAGTATCGCACCCAAAACCTACCCGAATTGAATATACATCTAGGCGTCTTGCCAGACCATGTACGGCGTGGCCTGCTGCGCACGGCTGAACTGCAGCGCGGCCTTGAATCGGTCCTGCACCTGTTAGAGGCTACGCATATCTTTACGCCGACGGGCCTGAGCCTTGATAGCCTGCCCGAATCGGCTTCCGACCTGTATGATACCATCAGCGCGGACCTCAACCGCTTAAGGAACAGCGGACTACTGGAAAGCGAAATTAACCGGCTGTTACATCTCGATATTCAGCACTACTTCCAGCGTTTTGCCCATGAAGTTACGAAGGAATGGCAGGATGCGGCTGCCAATTTGATTGATGAGCGTATCGCGTTAATCAGTCGTCGCATCGTACAGTTCGCGGAAGAGCAACTGGCGCGCACCTTTCCAGAAAAGCTGGCCCTGGTGCTGGCAATGCACCTGACCAGTACGCTGGAACATATGGCGAACGGGCGACAAATTGCGGGATTATCGATTCAGTCCGTGCGTCGCACCTATCCAATCGAGTACGAGGTTGCTCGCGCGGCCCTGTTACAATTTCGTTCCTCGCTCGGAGTATCCCTACCAGAAAGCGAAACAGATGTGCTGGCCGTGCTGCTGGCGAATGCCGATGCGTTATTGAGCAGCGGGCAAGCAACAGTGGGTATCGTGGTGGCGGCCCATGGTCACGGCATCGCCGCGGGCCTGGCGGAACTGGCGAATACCCTGGTTGGTGTGAGCCTGGTACGCTGGGTAGAACTGACGCTGGAGCAGTCGCCGGATGAATTGCTGAGCCAGGTTGTACATTGGGTGCGGGTTGCCGATCAGGGTGGTGGAGTCCTGCTGCTGGTTGATTTTAGCTCATTGTTGTCCCTGGGCGAACTGGTAACAAGGCAGACAGGCGTCCAGGTTCGTACTATCGCTAATGTTTCCGCTCCACTGGTAGTTGAGGCAGTGCGCCGCGCGCAGCGTTCCGGCCATCTGACGCTCGATGAACTGGCGTCGAGTCTCACGCTGCCGCGCTCCATCAATAGCACTGGCGGCAATGAATCATCGATTGCTAGAAGGCAGGAATCGGCTCCTCTGAGAGAGCTATCTTATCAAAATGGATCGGGAGATGCTCGCTTTATCCAGGATAAGACGCCGCGCGTCATTCTCTCGGTGTGTCTGACAGGCTTCGGTAGCGCAACCAAGATAGCGGAATTGATAGAAGAGCGCCTGCCAGGACTGCGAGAACAGGGGGTAGAGGTTATCTGTATGGACATCAGTCTTTCAAGTAAGACGGAGACGGATGTGCAGCGCCTGGTGGGAGATCGTAGCGTTGTCGCGGTTGTGGGGACGATCAATCCGCACCTGGAAAGTTATCCTTATATCGCCCTGACTGATTTCCTTTTTGGGGATGGGGTTGCCCGGCTGCGGACGCTGCTCGGTGATACATTGATTGATCCTGCCCTCATCCAGCCGCCAGAGGAAAAGGTAAATGGCTATACCACTACGACAGCACACGATTCTGGCGTGATCGGAAGCACGCCCGCGTTTACGCAGCGCAGCGACTTATTGCGTGAGATCTCATTTACGCTCAGCCAGCAACTCCTATTTCTCAATCCTGTCAAAGCGATGCCACTGATCGAGCGCATGATCGAACTGATCGAGGTCGAGGTGGGTGAAACATTCGATATCGATGTGCTCGCGGGATTGATACTGCACCTGGCGTGTATCCTGGAACGTGGAACCCAGCTACAGGGAATGCTGGTCAGCGAGACGGTTCGTATCCAGGTGGAACAGCAGTTTGCGCGCGAATTGAGTATCTGCCGCCGCGCTCTACAGATTCTGAGCGCGCAGATAGCGCGTCCTTTGCCTGATGAAGAGGCGTATAATATTGTTGGGATTCTCAGGCAGGTAGATATCTTCAGCATCAATCCGGTGTAGGGTGCTTACCGATTTTGGTAGTGAAAATTCATGATCAGCTCCACGTTCATTGCCGGAGTAGTTTGTCAAACTGTATGATAGCATTCCTGCTCGGTTTTCCTCAAAGTGTGCTATGTGTGTAGCACAGATTTTGGCATGATTATTGCAATGTATATAAGTGTACCCAGATGGTTTCGAAAATCGGTTTTATGGAAGGCTGCATAGCACAACTTCCAGGCGGGAACGTGATATTCGGAACCCGTGAGGGGGAGTTGTCATGATACGGGTTTTGATTGTATGCAGCTGGGGAATGTCCACCAGCTTACTGGTGGAGAGCATGCTTGCGGCAGCCGTGGCGCGAAAGTACGAATTGACAGTTGAGGCGTTGAGCGCTGGTGAGTACGCGGCGAAAGT
Encoded here:
- a CDS encoding sigma 54-interacting transcriptional regulator, encoding MLRKDRVYEALRSLCAQRPAQSSVLRRHTGFSAEEVAQQAHVDRTNASRDLNLLVQEGMVERIPGRPVLFTVKTPFAGFEPGGHNGNSENGIRRGTQLELPDEYAPTPVSDESYNSSRFVGISPLKVTHEPGKPPAIAASVQTGAVVTSFDTLIGAAGGLKVAVQQAKAAMLYPPRGLHTLLCGPSGVGKTTFARLMHSFALELKALPPDAPFISFNCADYAGNSQLLMAHLFGVMRGAYTGADRDREGLVEQAHRGILFLDEVHRLPPEGQEMLFYLMDRERFRRLGDVRERQSSLLLLAATTEDPATALLPTFRRRIPMTINLPGLHERTMMERYELIRAFFTTECSSIGTNIHVEPQVLRALLLYECPGNIGQLRTDVQLTCARAYLEYRTQNLPELNIHLGVLPDHVRRGLLRTAELQRGLESVLHLLEATHIFTPTGLSLDSLPESASDLYDTISADLNRLRNSGLLESEINRLLHLDIQHYFQRFAHEVTKEWQDAAANLIDERIALISRRIVQFAEEQLARTFPEKLALVLAMHLTSTLEHMANGRQIAGLSIQSVRRTYPIEYEVARAALLQFRSSLGVSLPESETDVLAVLLANADALLSSGQATVGIVVAAHGHGIAAGLAELANTLVGVSLVRWVELTLEQSPDELLSQVVHWVRVADQGGGVLLLVDFSSLLSLGELVTRQTGVQVRTIANVSAPLVVEAVRRAQRSGHLTLDELASSLTLPRSINSTGGNESSIARRQESAPLRELSYQNGSGDARFIQDKTPRVILSVCLTGFGSATKIAELIEERLPGLREQGVEVICMDISLSSKTETDVQRLVGDRSVVAVVGTINPHLESYPYIALTDFLFGDGVARLRTLLGDTLIDPALIQPPEEKVNGYTTTTAHDSGVIGSTPAFTQRSDLLREISFTLSQQLLFLNPVKAMPLIERMIELIEVEVGETFDIDVLAGLILHLACILERGTQLQGMLVSETVRIQVEQQFARELSICRRALQILSAQIARPLPDEEAYNIVGILRQVDIFSINPV